CCTGTGTCGCGCAAGAAGGGGCATTACCGCATCATCGCGGGCGGCAGGCGCCTCGACGCGGTCCATCGGCTGATCGAAAAAGGTGTGCTCGATGCCGACTATCAGCTCGCGGTCCTTGTCTTGGGGGACGCCAAAGACGCGATCGAAACCAGTCTGGAAGAAAATTTCTTCAACCTCACGATGAACCCGGCCGATACCTGCCGGGCCTTTCAGGACATCATCGAGAGCGAGAAGAAGACCCCCGAGGACGTCGCCAAGCGCTTCGGCCTCACCGAGCGGTTCGTGCGCAGTCGGCTTCGTCTTGCCGATCTCGCCGATCCGATCTTCGAAGCGCTGCGCAACGATGAGATCACGCTGAACGTCGCGGTCGCCTATGCAAGCAACAGCGACCGCACCAAGCAGGCCGAGGTCTTCGAACTGCTCAAGGATGGCTATTACGGGGCCAACGTCAACGAGATCAAACGCCAGCTCACCCAGGACACCTATGTTGGCAGCGATCCCAAGGCTCTCCTCGTTGGGCGCGATGTCTATATCGAGGCGGGCGGTCGGGTCGATCTCGACCTTTTCAGCGACTCGACGACCGAGCGCTGGATCGATGGCGATCTCCTCAACCGTCTGGTGGCCGACAAACTTGCGTCCGCCGCGGAAGCGCTGCGCGCACGCGAGGGGCTGGCGGAAGTCCGGATCATTCCCTCGACCCATGTCACCTACAACGACACCTGGGACCTGCGCCCGCTCAAGGGCGACACGCCCGAACTCACGGCCGAGCAGCAGGCGCGTCTCGAGGAAATCGAGGCCGAGATCGAGGCCGCCAACGAAGCCTGGGAAGATGCCGATGAAGACGGCCAGACCGAACAGGCCAACCGTGTCGAGATGCTCGAAGCCGAATATCGCGCGATCGAGAAGCCCGCACCTGTCCTTTCCGAGGAGCAGAAGGCAGGGGCGCTCGCCTATGTCGTCATCGGCCATGACGGCCGGCCGCGCCTTCACGAGCAGCTCTATGTCGCTCCGGTCGACGAGCCTGACGATAAGGAACTGGGCGATCAGGTAGAGGACGAGGATGACGATGTCGTCGCCGGCGCCGGCAGGCCCGCCTATAGCCAGCGGCTCAGTCAGGAACTGGCCGAGATGAAGAGCGAGTTGCTGCGGGTCCATATCGCCAGTGATCCGCGCTTCGCGCTCGACCTTGGCACCTTCTGGATGGTCGACAGGGCAACCCGCCATTCGAGCGGTTTCGATCTTGCGACCGAGCTCAAGGCCGACAAGCCCTACTCCGGGCTGACCGGCTACCAGAGCGGCACCATGGCGGCCGAGGAATGGGGCAAGATCGACGAGGCGCTCGATCGCAGCTGGACCGAGGTGGGTGACGTCTGCCAACGCTACGACGCCTTCTGCGCGCTTTCCGATGAGGCTCGTGCGGCCTGGCTCGCCTGGGCAATCGCCCGGACGCTCCACGCGGTCGTCGCGGGCAAGACGGGCGAGGCCATGATCGACCATCTCGGCACCAAGCTCGAGATCGATGTGGCGGCCTGGTGGCGTCCGACCGCGAACAATTATTTCGATCGCCTGAGCAGCAAGGCCGCCATCCTCACCCACCTCGAAGAGATTGGGGGCAAGGAACTGTCGAGCCGCTACGGCGCATCGAAGAAGCATGACCTCGCAACGTCGGCCGAAAAGATCTTCGGCGGTTCCGTCCCCATCGAGGCGGAACTGCGCGAGGCGGCTCTCGCCTGGGTGCCCGACGTCATGCGGTTCGGGACGACTGCTACCGCGCCGGAACCGATGCCTGCGAACGACGAGAGCATTACCGACACCGGCGACGGACTCGATCAGGCCGCCTGATCCGTTGCCCTTGGGACCGCAGCCTCGCGCTGCGGTCCCTTTTTTTGTGCACTTTCGCCTCGCATGGCAAACCAGGTTCGAGGAGCCAGACCATGGCCGACATCACCCAACTCCCCGTCATGACCGCGCGCGATGCCGAATCGATCGGCTTTGCCCGTTTCAACGATGTGCCGACCTTTCCGATCGAAATCCCGGACGGGAACTTCACGATCAGCGCGCGCACCAGCGACGGACGTCGCATCACCTTCTTCTTCGGCGAATATGAGCGTGGCGCACCGCCAAGCTTTGTCGACATCCAGTATCACGACAATGGGACCGCCATCCCCAATGCGAATGGCGGCACATCACCCAGCTTCGATATGCTCACCATCGGGCGCGGTGGCCAAAATGCTTATGACAGCCGGCGCCATCCGTCGGATGAGAAGCCGTCGATTGCCGTGATCCTGCTCCGAGCATCATAGGCCGCCGCCAAATTCATTTCTGCCATCTGTTTCCAGCTCAGGGCCTGGCCTCGCGCCACGGCCCTGTTTTCATGTTGGCCGCAGACCGGGAGGGAAGGGGGAGGAGGAGTGGTGGGCCGCGATGGTCCTGATCCAATCCGGAGTTATGCCATGTCTGTTCCCCTGCTCGCGCTCGCGCATCCCGACGAGCCCGAAAATTCCAAGCCCGGCCGCCTGTTCAACGCGGCCACCCGGATGGCCGACCTGCTCCGACGCGGCCACTCCATTCGGCGCCAGGACCTCAGGCGCCTGATGGAGGAAGCCTTCAACGCCTCCGATGCTTCAGGCAGCTGGTCGATGCGCGACGCCTATGACGCGCTGGAAGCCGCCCAGGTCATCCTGCTCAAATCGTCCGGTGGCTGGACCGGCGTCGATCTGGCCGGCGCTGATACGTTCGCCTCGCTGCGTCGTTTCGAGCGAGGGCTTCCTACCCAGAGCTATCGCAGCGAGCATCAGGTCGAGATGCAGCAATTCAGTACACCGATCTCTCTCGCCTGGCTCGCCGCCCAGGCCGCGCATATCCGCCCGGACGATCAGGTGCTCGAACCCTCTGCCGGAACCGGCATGCTGGCCGCTCACGCCGTTCGCGTCGGGGCCGCGCTGACCCTCAACGAGCGCGATCCCGGTCGCGCGGCACTGCTCGGCAAGCTGCTCGGCGAGCCTGTCACGACCCATGACGCGGAATTCATCAACGACCTTCTGCCCGCCGACCAGTCGCCAAGCGTCGTGCTGATGAACCCGCCCTTCAGCCGGAGCGAGGGTCGGGGCAAGGACCGCTTCGCAGGCGCCCGTCATCTGCGTTCCGCACTGCTGCGCCTGGCACCTGGCGGCCGCTGCGTCGCGATCATGCCACCCAGCTTCGCAGCGGACGGCACCGGCGCCACCGGCTATGCGATGGTCTGCGAGGCAGCGAACCCGCGTGTCGAGATCACCATCCTCGGTCACCCCTATGCCAAGCATGGCACCAGCATCGCCGTCCGGCTGATCCTGTTCGACAAAGGCTGGGCAGGACCGACAGAACGCTTGACCGCCCAATCCATCGAGGCGGCCGCATCCCTGGTCGCTTCCGTCCCGCCGCGTCTTCTGTTCCCCGAACCGGAACCGCCCGCGCCGGCCGTCATCCCCCTGCGCCCGCGCCGTGCCATGATGTCTTCGCCTTCGACGATCTTCGGTGGCATCCAGAAACGCGCGCTGGTCGCGCCCGACCGCATTGCGGCGGATGGGAGCGCCCGGTTGATCGACTATGCGGTTCGCGCCACGCCGCTGCCAGCGGGCGATCCGGTCGGGCACTACGCGCCCTGGCGGCCCGCACGCATCGAAATCCCTGACGCCCGGCCTCATCCGGACCAACTGGTGGAGTCGGTTGCCATGGCATCCGTGCTGCCGCCCGCACCCAGCTATCGTCCGATGTTCCAGCCGCAGGCCTTCGCCGCTTTGTCCGATGCCCAGCTCGAAACCATCATCCATGCCGGTGAAGCCTGTGAGCGCGATCTCAAGGGCACCTTCTCTCCCAACACAGCGGGCGACCAGCTGCATGAGGATCCGGACGGCGCCGTCTACCGGACAGGATTCTTCATTGCCGACGGCACCGGTGTCGGCAAAGGCCGTGAGGGTGCGGGCATCATCCTCGACCAATGGAACCGCGGTCGCCGCCGCGCGATCTGGATTTCGCGCAGCTCGGCGTTGATCGAGGACGCAAGGCGGGACTGGAGCGCACTGGGTGGTGTGCCGATCGATATCCAGCCTCTCGATGCCTATCCGCTCGGTGACCCGATCGGCATGGCCAGCGGGATCATCTTCCTCACTTATGCGACGCTCCGCTCCCAGCGGCATGACCGCGCATCGCGCCTGCAGCAATTGCTCGACTGGGCCGGCCCTGATTTCGACGGCGTCATTCTGCTCGACGAATCGCACGCCCTCGGCAACGCAGCCGGCACCGAGACGGAGTTTGGCGCGGCCAAGGGGTCGGAACAGGGCCTGGCCGGGGTCCGGCTGCAAAATGCGTTGCCGCGTGCCCGGGTCATCTATGTCTCCGCGACCGGGGCCACCAAGCCTGAAAATCTGAGCTACACCGCGCGGCTTGGACTTTGGGGACCCGGCACCGCCTTCCAGGACAGAGACGCTTTTCTCGCCGCGATGGAGGAGGGCGGCATTGCGGCGATGGAGATCGTCGCGCGCGATACCAAGGCCATGGGTCTCTACACGGCACGCGCGCTCAGCTTCGCAGGCGTCGAATATGACCCGCTCGAGCATAGGCTGACACCCGCCCAGATCGAGATATACGATGCTTATGCCGACGCCTGGGCCGTGATTCACCGCAATGTCGACACCGCGTTGAAAGCCGCCAATATCGTCGATCGCGCGTCGGGTCGGACCCTGAACGCCATGGCGAAGGGATCGGCGCTCAGCCGGTTCGAAAGCTCCAAGCAGCGCTTCTGGTCGGCATTGCTCATCTCGATGAAAATGCCGACTGTCTTCGAGGCGATCGAAACCGAAATCTCGGCCGGCAATGTCGCCGTCATCCAGCTCGTCAGCACCGCCGAAGCGATCCTGGACAGGCGGCTAGCCGAACTCTCGCCTGAAGAACGCGCCCATCTCGATCTGGAACTCTCGCCGCGGGCGACCATGATCGACTATCTCAAAAACGCCTTCCCGACCCAGCAGATGCGCGTCTTCGCCACCAGCGACGGTTCGCTCCGATCGGAGCCGATGCGCGACGAGGCGGGCAATATGGTCGAATGCGCTGAAGCCATCGCAGCGCGCGACGCGCTGATCGAGGAACTCTGCGCGATGCCTCCGGTCCCGGCCGCCCTCGATGCGTTGCTCGCGCATTTCGGGACGGCAAAAGTCGCCGAGGTAACGGGTCGATCACGGCGTATCATCATCGGCAACGATGGTTCTCAGAAGCTCGAACGGCGCGGCGCACGCGCCAATCTTTCCGAGACCCAGGCGTTCATGGATGGGCAAAAGCCGATCCTCGTCTTCTCCGACGCTGGCGGTACGGGCCGTTCCTACCATGCCGATCTGGCGTGCAGGACCGCCGATAAGCGTCGGGTCCATTTCCTGCTGGAACCGGGCTGGCGTGCCGATGTCGCGATCCAGGGTCTGGGACGCACCCATCGCACCAACCAGAGCGTCCCGCCGGTCTTCCGGCCGGTGACGACCGACTGCAAGGGCGAGCGACGCTTCATCTCGACGATCGCGCGGCGTCTCGACAGCCTGGGCGCACTGACACGCGGCCAACGCCAGACAGGCGGCCAGAACCTCTTCGATCCGGCGGATAATCTGGAAAGCGACTATGCCCGCGAAGCCCTCACCCAATGGTACCATCTCCTGCATGGCAACAAGCTCTCGAGCGTGACCATGGAGAGCTTTCAGGCCATGACCGGGCTGAAGCTTAGAGACGAGGACGGCACGCTGCTTGAGAAGCTGCCGCCGATCCAGCGCTGGCTGAACCGCATCCTCGCGCTCAGGATCACGACCCAGAACGCGATTTTCGACGAATATATGGGGCTCATCCAGGCGCGTATCGATGCGGCGCGCGAGGCCGGCACGCTTGATGTCGGAGTCGAGACCATCCGCGCCGAGCGGATCATCACAAGGTCCGAGCAGACGCTGCGCACCGATCCCGTGACCGGCGCCGAAACCCGATTGCTCCGGCTCGAACTCCATCTGCGCCCGCGGGTCATGCACTGGAAGCGGCTGATGCAGATCTGGGACGGAACGCGCGAAATCGCATATCTCTGGAACAGCAGGTCCAAGCGCGTCGCGCTGAAGGTGCCGTCATGGTCGATCACCGATGAGGAGGGGCGCATCGTGCCCATGTGCCAGCTCGTTCGCCCGACCGGCGGAACCCGCATGCAGGAAATCGCGATGTGGGCCAGCCTATGGAAAGAGATCGACCGCGACCAATTCCAGCAACTTTGGGAAGCGGAAGCCACTGACGCGGAGGCCCAGGTCGATATCGAGACCGTCAACGTCGCGACCGGACTCCTCCTGCCGGTTTGGCACCGACTTCCACAGGATGATGTCCGGGTCTGGCGGATCGACGATGGCGACGGCACTTCGATTATCGGCCGGCTGATCCCACCCGCTGCAATGATGGAACTGCAATCTGCCTTCGGTCTCGATGGCACGATCGAACTGACCGCTGCCGAACTCGGCGCTGCAGCCCAGAACGGGACGGGCGTCGTGATCCCGGGCCTGGGCGGCGCGACGTTGGCAACCGCGCTCGTCAACGGCGCCCGCCGGCTGGAAATCCGCAATTACCGGCCAGAGGATCGCGAGCGGCTGAAGGCCCACGGCGTATTCAGCGAGGTCATCCAGTATAAGACCCGGCTGTTCATTCCGCTCGACCGATCGAACGAAGTCATCGAGGCGATCCTGGCGATGACGCGGATCTGATCCGCATCTCAAAGTCCGATCACCCGTGGAAAGCGGTCCGGGAACGAGATGCGCCCGGACCGCATCGATCAACTTGCCGAGGGCGTGCTCTCCGGCGCGGGCTCAGCCGAAGGAGCCGGCTCAGCGTCTGTCTTCTTTGTCCGAATGCGCTTCGGCTTGGGTGCCGCATTTGCTTTCGTGGCAGGCGCCTTGGCGGTAGCCCCGTTTGAGGCCTTGCGTTTAGACTTTGCCGCGGCGGCGGCCGGTTTCACCTCAACCGCATTGGACGAGAAACCATCCCGTGCTGTCTCTGCTGGCGGCGTGTCAGCAACGGCCGGTCCAGGCGCATCGGCAACAGGCGGTGCAGGTTGATCCGAAGCGACAGGCCCGGGAGAGGCATTGCGCTTGGGCGTCCTCGCCACAGGTTTCGGCTTGACGTCTCCAGTCTTGGCACGCGGGCGCCGTGCCGATGCGGCCTTTGCCGGAGGTGTGTCAGCAACGACAGGCTCGGGTGCCTGCGCAACCGGGGATGCAGGCACCTCCTCCGCGCCAGACGCAGATGAGCTCTTGCGTTTGCCGCCGAGGCCGAGCTTCAGTGCGACTTCCCGCCGGGCCGCCGAATATCCTTGCGCGACAATCGGATAGTCTGCCGGAAGGCTATACCGGGTCCGATATTCCGCAGGCGTCAATCCATGCGCTGCCAGATGGCGTTTGAGCGCTTTGTAGGGTTTGCCATCGATCAGGCTCAGTATGTGATCGGGCGAAGCCAGACTTTCCTCAATCGCGACCTTCGGCTTGTGTTCCGGCGCGGTACCTGGCGTGGCCGGAACAGCCTCATCGGTCACGGAAGCAGCGACTGATGTGGCACCGGGGGCATCTCCCAGCAAAGCCCGTCGCGTTCCCTCCACCAGCGCCGGCAACTCGGCGCTCGGCACGGTATTGTTCGCGAAATAAGCGCTGAGCAACGTCACGGTCAAAGACATGACGCCCGAATCTTCGGTCTCGGCCATTTAGCATCCTTCTTCTTGCTGGAAACACGGCTCTTGAGCCAGGCGCACTTACGCAAGCGTAAACGAACTGGTGCCTCCATTCCACGCCCAAGTCAAAGGGAGGGGAGGAGGAGGCAAGTGGGTGGTGCGGCAATCGGGCTGCCCAGCATCTTCATGGAGAGCCCATGGCAAACCACTTCATCCAGGGCACATTCGCTTTCACCTGCTCGATCGCCGAATCCGCGTGATCGAAAATGCGCCGCACACTCGCGAACGGTGTGCCCACCGCCATTTTCTGCGTCGGCATAGCGACAGATGAGAAGACGTGTCGCTTCGCGCGCGATGATTGCGAAACGACAGAACAGGCGCTTGCTATCTTTCGGCGCTATGGCTCGCTCGACCATGGCTATTGCCAAGCCCCGCCGCCACCGGGTTGCGATAGCTCACCAGCGACCCCATCGCCGCTTCCTCTGCTGGCGGACCTGTTCGGCGCAATCCATCGGCCGGCTGTGATCATGCCGGACATCGTCGCCCAGATCGACCAGGTCGCGATGAGACGCGACCGCGTCCTCATCGCGATGTTAGCGCGCCCCGGACCCCGCGAACACTAACAACATCCGGCCACCGCACTGGCCGCACATCATCACCACGGAGAAAGAGCATCACCGACGTTTCGACGCCGGGCGCTTCCGCGCGCCTGTACAGCCAGACCCCGTTCGACGAGCGGGGCAATTTCCACTATGAGGGCGATCTCTATCGAACCGGCGACAATCTCGCGACGCTTGCCGCGCGCATCGAAGCTCATCTCAAGAGCGAATTCCCCGACACGCGCTTCGCGATAAGGACCGAAACGTTCGCGCGCGGCCGCAAGATCTTAGCCGAAATCCTCGACACCCCAGCGGATCTTACCGCGCGTGACGCCCAGAACGACGTCTTCGTGGCGGTGCGGGACCAAATGGAGCGCTTCGGTTTCACCCGCTCCAACCTGCTTCAGGACTTCCACAACTGTTCCTTCTATTGCGAGGCACGGATCGGACAGGCTTATTGGGCGGCGCTGGCCGGCCGTCGAGGCCAGAAGAACCCGGTCGAAGCCAAGGTCTCGCTTGCGGCGTTCAAGAAGCAGGTCAAGGCCGGTGACAGCCTGAAGCTGGTCGACGCACCAGCCGGGCACCGGGCGCTAGGGACGACAAGGGCCATCACGCAAATTCGCTCTGGGGATCTCATTCTCGAAGGCCGCTCCTATCTGAGCTTCCCGCGTGCCTCCGCCTTTGCCTGCGACGGAAGGCTTGTGCGGATTTCGAATGGCTCGGAATATGACCCCGACGCGCATCTGCTCTATGAGTGGCTACGCAGCGACGCCGCCTGAACAATGGTCATTCCTGAGACGTCACACGGTGCTATGAGGGCATCAGTCGAGACAGCGGATCAATGGTCGAGACAGCGGATCGATGAGCGCCTCGCCAATGGGGATCGGAAGATCGGTCCGGCGAGTGCCGCTATGTATTGGCATATCAAACAAGAGCGCGACGGTGAGAGCAATCCGATACCCCGCCAACGGACGGTCAAATCCGCAATAGCTACAGGAAGAGTCCGAGAAACGACGCACCGGGGACCGGATTGAAGGAAATAGGCTCGGCCGTGGCAAATCCGAGAGAATGATACAGCATACGTGCGGGAACAAACTTCGCCTGCACATCGAGCCTCATCTCGTTGTAGCCCACAGTGCGAGCCTCTTCGATCAACCGTTCTGCGAGGGCACGACCAAGCTGACGTCCCTGAGCATGGGGCCGAACATAAAGGCGTTTCATTTCGCATATTTCGGGAGTGACCCGGCGCATCGCGACGCACCCCTCGATTTCGCCCTCGCAATCTGCAAGCAGCACGCATCCACTCGGCGACGCATATTTGCCCGGAAGGCTCGCGAACTCGGCATCGTTATTCTGATAATCGAGATTCACCGGGGAGTTCGCGATAAACTCGCGCCAGATGCTCAGCACAGCGACTATGTCTTCGGGAAAGATCGCGTGTCGTATGAGCGTCATGGCATCCATATCATGCCGAAGATCATGGCTGTGATAAGGCGCGCTTGAGAGCCTTGTCGTAATGCGAAAAAGCCATCAACAACCATATGGTAGACAGCCGTTACGGCTTGCCTCTCGTCGCCGTCCGCTATGCTCCTGCTTTAGAACGGCAAATTTCCGTACGACAGTGAGCCAATGCCTTAATCGGCGTTCCTGCGAAGCGTTCTTTCGATCAACCAAAAGTGTAAGAGTTGCGCCACGACGAGCGTCGCCCCCATGATAATCAGGACCGGAAGGACAAGGCCTTCCTGCCCTGCTCTGGGCGCA
This DNA window, taken from Sphingomonas sp. AP4-R1, encodes the following:
- a CDS encoding MucR family transcriptional regulator is translated as MAETEDSGVMSLTVTLLSAYFANNTVPSAELPALVEGTRRALLGDAPGATSVAASVTDEAVPATPGTAPEHKPKVAIEESLASPDHILSLIDGKPYKALKRHLAAHGLTPAEYRTRYSLPADYPIVAQGYSAARREVALKLGLGGKRKSSSASGAEEVPASPVAQAPEPVVADTPPAKAASARRPRAKTGDVKPKPVARTPKRNASPGPVASDQPAPPVADAPGPAVADTPPAETARDGFSSNAVEVKPAAAAAKSKRKASNGATAKAPATKANAAPKPKRIRTKKTDAEPAPSAEPAPESTPSAS
- a CDS encoding strawberry notch-like NTP hydrolase domain-containing protein — its product is MSVPLLALAHPDEPENSKPGRLFNAATRMADLLRRGHSIRRQDLRRLMEEAFNASDASGSWSMRDAYDALEAAQVILLKSSGGWTGVDLAGADTFASLRRFERGLPTQSYRSEHQVEMQQFSTPISLAWLAAQAAHIRPDDQVLEPSAGTGMLAAHAVRVGAALTLNERDPGRAALLGKLLGEPVTTHDAEFINDLLPADQSPSVVLMNPPFSRSEGRGKDRFAGARHLRSALLRLAPGGRCVAIMPPSFAADGTGATGYAMVCEAANPRVEITILGHPYAKHGTSIAVRLILFDKGWAGPTERLTAQSIEAAASLVASVPPRLLFPEPEPPAPAVIPLRPRRAMMSSPSTIFGGIQKRALVAPDRIAADGSARLIDYAVRATPLPAGDPVGHYAPWRPARIEIPDARPHPDQLVESVAMASVLPPAPSYRPMFQPQAFAALSDAQLETIIHAGEACERDLKGTFSPNTAGDQLHEDPDGAVYRTGFFIADGTGVGKGREGAGIILDQWNRGRRRAIWISRSSALIEDARRDWSALGGVPIDIQPLDAYPLGDPIGMASGIIFLTYATLRSQRHDRASRLQQLLDWAGPDFDGVILLDESHALGNAAGTETEFGAAKGSEQGLAGVRLQNALPRARVIYVSATGATKPENLSYTARLGLWGPGTAFQDRDAFLAAMEEGGIAAMEIVARDTKAMGLYTARALSFAGVEYDPLEHRLTPAQIEIYDAYADAWAVIHRNVDTALKAANIVDRASGRTLNAMAKGSALSRFESSKQRFWSALLISMKMPTVFEAIETEISAGNVAVIQLVSTAEAILDRRLAELSPEERAHLDLELSPRATMIDYLKNAFPTQQMRVFATSDGSLRSEPMRDEAGNMVECAEAIAARDALIEELCAMPPVPAALDALLAHFGTAKVAEVTGRSRRIIIGNDGSQKLERRGARANLSETQAFMDGQKPILVFSDAGGTGRSYHADLACRTADKRRVHFLLEPGWRADVAIQGLGRTHRTNQSVPPVFRPVTTDCKGERRFISTIARRLDSLGALTRGQRQTGGQNLFDPADNLESDYAREALTQWYHLLHGNKLSSVTMESFQAMTGLKLRDEDGTLLEKLPPIQRWLNRILALRITTQNAIFDEYMGLIQARIDAAREAGTLDVGVETIRAERIITRSEQTLRTDPVTGAETRLLRLELHLRPRVMHWKRLMQIWDGTREIAYLWNSRSKRVALKVPSWSITDEEGRIVPMCQLVRPTGGTRMQEIAMWASLWKEIDRDQFQQLWEAEATDAEAQVDIETVNVATGLLLPVWHRLPQDDVRVWRIDDGDGTSIIGRLIPPAAMMELQSAFGLDGTIELTAAELGAAAQNGTGVVIPGLGGATLATALVNGARRLEIRNYRPEDRERLKAHGVFSEVIQYKTRLFIPLDRSNEVIEAILAMTRI
- a CDS encoding ParB/RepB/Spo0J family partition protein, which codes for MTQLPILVAAANLTKSPSNVRTVGNPVADAQLEANIAVKGVRQNLIGVPVSRKKGHYRIIAGGRRLDAVHRLIEKGVLDADYQLAVLVLGDAKDAIETSLEENFFNLTMNPADTCRAFQDIIESEKKTPEDVAKRFGLTERFVRSRLRLADLADPIFEALRNDEITLNVAVAYASNSDRTKQAEVFELLKDGYYGANVNEIKRQLTQDTYVGSDPKALLVGRDVYIEAGGRVDLDLFSDSTTERWIDGDLLNRLVADKLASAAEALRAREGLAEVRIIPSTHVTYNDTWDLRPLKGDTPELTAEQQARLEEIEAEIEAANEAWEDADEDGQTEQANRVEMLEAEYRAIEKPAPVLSEEQKAGALAYVVIGHDGRPRLHEQLYVAPVDEPDDKELGDQVEDEDDDVVAGAGRPAYSQRLSQELAEMKSELLRVHIASDPRFALDLGTFWMVDRATRHSSGFDLATELKADKPYSGLTGYQSGTMAAEEWGKIDEALDRSWTEVGDVCQRYDAFCALSDEARAAWLAWAIARTLHAVVAGKTGEAMIDHLGTKLEIDVAAWWRPTANNYFDRLSSKAAILTHLEEIGGKELSSRYGASKKHDLATSAEKIFGGSVPIEAELREAALAWVPDVMRFGTTATAPEPMPANDESITDTGDGLDQAA
- a CDS encoding GNAT family N-acetyltransferase — encoded protein: MDAMTLIRHAIFPEDIVAVLSIWREFIANSPVNLDYQNNDAEFASLPGKYASPSGCVLLADCEGEIEGCVAMRRVTPEICEMKRLYVRPHAQGRQLGRALAERLIEEARTVGYNEMRLDVQAKFVPARMLYHSLGFATAEPISFNPVPGASFLGLFL